Genomic window (Spiroplasma sabaudiense Ar-1343):
CCAGCAGATGTAATATTACGATCTTTAACACCGTTTGAAAATAAAAATGTACTAAATAACATATTTTGTACCGATACTCCAATTTTAAACGCTGAGCCATCGGCAATATGTGAGAGTCAAAAATTACCTCTTTCATCAATAAACATTGTTTGCGCAAAAAAACTTCCAGAAGTATTACCTTGTCCAATAAAATAATTTGTAAATTCTCAGTATTCCTTTATTTTTTTTGCGTCCTCATTGGCAGCATCCCAAAGATCTTCGCTATAATCAGCAAAATCAAGTATTTGATTAATGTGAACATTATTTTTTCAGTAACTTGGGCGATTAAATACACGTTTAGTATACGAATCTATTTCTGATCCTGGACCTTGGTTTATAATGTAAGCTTGATAAAACAATACATCCTTTATAAATTTTTTGTATAGTGTCATTGTATCTTTTTCTTCAGTTAATTGGCGAACAGCAATAAAGTTATCTGCTAATTCCAAAGAATCATTTTTATATTTTATTTTTAAATCAGTTATATCAATTCCAAACAAGGAAATAAGTCTTGAGTCTTTTAGGACATTAAATTCAAAGTTCGGTGAGCTATTGTCTAATTGAGTTTTGAAAGTATAGTTACTCATTAGGTTTTCTTCCACATTGAATAAATTAATTTGAACTGACATATTGCTAAATAATTCAACTTTACTTTTAACATTTTGAGATTCAGTTCTGGTTGCTATTTGATTAGATTCATTAGTAGTTAATGCATCTACTAAAAATTCTAAATCTGCGTCTTCTCCCAAATTAAATTTTTTAATTTCATCTCTAAATTTTATTTGAAAATCACTTCCTGATTGTCCCGAAGTCCAAGCATTTCACAAATTAGAGTATTTAGTTGACCCGATCGCTAAATTATTTGAATTGAAACTTAACCCCATTTCACCAAAGTCAATTTTAAAATCTGGATTTGCAATGGTAACTGAATTTAAAGTCTTATTAACAGATTTAAAAACTTCCCCATTGCTACTAATTATATCTTTTGAAATAGAGCTAGCATTTCCTTTGTTGCTCTCGACAATAAAGCTATTGGCAAGTTCCTTTTCACTCAATAAATTTTTAACATTATCACTTATTTCATTTAGTTCTCCTGCAATATCAAAACTACTTATTAAATTGATTTGAGATTTATATGAGATATCATGAAATTCTTTGTCACCATTTTTACCCTGAAAAGTAATTGTACTACTAAAGTTAATATCAATTATTGAAATTTCTGATGACTCTCCAGATATGATTAAATTATCAATTTGAAAACCACTCACTAGAGGATTTTCTCCAGGTATTATCAAATTTTTGTAGTTAATATTTTGGACAACGTTTTTATTTATTTCAACTAAAACATCAGATCATTTAATTACTTTGCTAATTTCAGTTTTAACAAATTCAAAGGCTGTTCCTTTACCTGAATTAATTTCATTATTATTATTTTTTAAATAATCAACATTTAACTTGTTATCAAAAGGTGATTCGTTTTCATAAATAAATCTAATTTGTTCCATATATTTTGAAAAATTAGCATTAAAAATTGTAGTGACAAGATTAATGAAATCATTTTTATTTGTTTCGAAGTCATAATCACCAGGATTATTTTTGTTAGAATCTTTTTTACAAGCAATAACACTTAATGGAGCTGTCACTGTTAGAGCTGTTGTTGCAAAAAAAGTCAGTAATTTTTTCATTTATATTCTCCTTCTAGTATTATTATGTAATACTGTTTTTATTATATATTTATTTATAATAAAAACAACTTATGTGTGTTAAAAAGAAAATTACTTAATTTCCAAAAAGTTAGTTTCAAAACTCGATTTTTATTAATTTTCTTTTGCTGATACCATTCCATAATTGGCATTATTTAATGATCGTAACTAAATTTTTTATATCCTAAAACTATAAAAATAAAAAAAGACTTCACTTTGTTGTGTAAGTCTTTTTATCATTGAGATAGAAGGGAGATTTAAGAAATAATAATTCTAGTTCTTCTAATTTTCTATAAAAACTGCTCTTTAACATACAATTTTTTGAAACGCTCATTAATTATTTCGATATCATTATTCTCAATTTTAAATTCTTCAATTAACTTGCCATCTTTGATAAAGCCAACTTTTGAGCAAAGTTTGGCAACTTCTTCAAAAATATGTGAACAAATAATAATAGTTGTATTTGAATCTTTTCTTAGTTTTAAAATTAGTTGATTAAATTGTTCTTGCATAATTGGGTCCAGTCCTGAAGTGGGCTCGTCTAAAACTAAAAATTTTGGCTTATTCATTGTAGCGGCAATTAGAGCGATCTTCTGCTTCATTCCTTTTGACATTTTTTTAATTTTTCTACTAGCATCCAAATCGAAGTGGTTAATCAATTTCTCAACAAAATCTCATTGCGAACCCTTTTTCAATGAAGCAATCAATTTTAGGAATTGAATCCCAGTCATATTTTCATATAAGCTAATTTCACCAGCAACATAACCAGTAAATTCCATAATGGCTTTCGAATCTTTTTGGGGATCAATTCCATTAATAATAATGCTTCCTGAACTTGACTTAATTGAACCTAGAATTTGTCTGATTAATGTCGTTTTACCAGCGCCATTTGGACCAATGATACCATAAACCTCGCCATCTTCAATTAACATATTAATGTCAAAGTTACCGACTTTATCTCCATAATTTTTTGAGAGATTTTTAATTTCCAACATTTGATATCCCTTTCTTTAGTTTTTAAACTTATTTATGAAAATATTTTAACACGGATAAGATTATAAAAACACTTTATAATCAATTTGAATATTCCACTGTTTTCCAATTTAAAATTTGTTTTAAATCCTGATAATATAAAATAAACTTAAAAGTGTTTAATGTGTTAAAATTATTAAAGAATTAATAATGAAAAAAGGAGGAACAAAATGCAAATTAATTCTAACGAAAATATAAAGATAATTTTAGCTCATATAAAAATTCACTGAAAAATATTAACTTTTTTTATAGTGATGTGGTTTCTAGCGACCCTTGGACAGTTAATGTCAACTGTTAATTTTGATTCAAGAATTGATTTTGGACACACTTTTATTAGCAATGCATCTTTAGTTTCTAAATTTACATACCCTGATGGTCAAACTGGTATGGCAAGAGGCAATCTATCCGCAGTGGGGGAAATGCTAAACTTTGCTTTATTTGGTCCAGCGGGGGTAATATTTTTTGCAATCGTAGTAGTTGCTCTGATTAATACTACCTTTAGCAAGGAAGTTGCCAGAGGTCAAATAAGCATTTGAACTACTCTAACATTATCAAGAACTCAAATTTTTATATCTAAATTCAGTTTTGTATTTATTTCTACTTTGATAATATTTGCGCCTTCATTCATTGTTATTGTTGGCTTTAGTGCAGCAGCATATGATGCTAATTTATATATTGGCTGAGTTTTTATGTATGCATTGCAATTTCTTTTATTCATATTTATGATAATTGCCATCTTCACAACTCTGGCAATAGTATTTTTAGATCACTCAACAATTGGTTTAATTATTATGGGATTAATAATTGGTTTTATGTTAGTAACATGAATTATTAATTTTATTGCCGCGGCAATTCCTGAAGGTTTGCAAAAGTGAATGTATGCGGTCAAATATTTTTCAATACAATCACTTCTGCCCTCACCGCTAGAATTTTCAAATAGTGAGGTGAAAGAAGCCATTACAATTAATAGACCAAACTCAGTTTTGGAAATAAAGTTATTTAAACAAAATTTAGATAATTTAATTTTTCTAATCATTACTCCATTCATTACAGCAGGAGTAGGGATAGGATTGGCTTTCTTAAATAATCACTTATTCAAACAAAAAGACTTTATGATTTAAAATTAATATATAATGTATAGCTTAATTTGAGCAGGAGGAGAGTTGGAAATTTTATTAAAATATGCTATAATTTATAAAGATTAAAGAGGTAATGTTTATGAAAAAAGAAATGATCAACTTAAAAGTTAATGATTTTATTAAAGCTAACTTGAACACCAATATCGCTGCAAATCGTAAAGATTCAGAATACGATTTTAACTTTACTCGTTGAAAAACTCTAATTTTTTCAAGTATAAAATTAAAGTTTGTTCTCAAGTATGTTCAGTCAGTGATGAAATGAATTTCTAAAGTAGTTGATACTTCTAATTTTTCTGTTGTTATTGATACCACATCTGTTGACCGATTCAATTTTTCATTATTTTATGAAGACAATCATATTTTTAATTCAACACTATTTACTAATTTTTACCTAATCCCTGAAGAAGAGTGGGCTACAAAAATTTATGAAATTCATATTTCTAAATATGAATTTGAAAATGGAGATCCCAAAATTTTGGATTCAACTAACTTTTACAAAGGTGAAAAAGGATTTGAAAAATTAGCTAATGCGATTTACTGAATTACAAAAGAGCCAACCCGCTATTCTAAATATTTTCCAATTCAATGACAAATAGATTTCAAAGATGGTAAAACTGCAAGTTCACAAATTCGTATGCAAATTTCAAGTTTAACCGAAAAAGGTTTTAGACCGGTCGACCCATTCTTGACTGTAGAAAAAGCTTTAAAAATTGAGCAAGGGGTTAATCCACAGTCAATAATTAAAAAGGCCAACCAAGATTGAAAAGATCAAGAAACTATAAACCCAATTTGAGAAGAAGGAATTGCTCAAGAACAAAAATATCGCGACATGAACCAAGCAATGAAAATGATTCGTGGAGTTCCAGATAAGAAAAAAAGATAATAAGCATCAAATTTATTTATTTAAATTTATACAGCATAATTATAGCAATTAAAAACTTCTTCGCTTTATTTAAAGCGAAGAAGTTTTTTTGTTTAATTAATAAACATTTTAACAATTAAAAATTTTATTGTGAAATTTTTTGCAAATATTTTGCAACACCTGAGTTTTCAGCGGTATCTGTAATATCATATGCCAATTTTTTAATTTCCTCTGTTGCGTTACCAACAGCTATGGCGTATTTTAAGTTTTTGAAAACTTCTAGATCATTGTGTTGATCTCCAAAATAAATTATATTATCAAGTTTGATATCTGAACCGTTCTCCTTATTGATTATTTCTAATAAAGAGATTATTCCTTGAAATTTATTTGGTCCAGCAATTCCTAAATCAACACCATCTGATGTGAATCAAGTTGCATACAATTCAATATCATGAAAATCATTTTCAATTATTTTAATTAAATTTTCCTTATCTTCTGGTTTAATATTTTTTAGGGTTATTTTTGGACATTTTTGAATTTCATTAACAATTTCATCGCTAACTGGAAGTCGATTAAGTTTATCAAACTTACTCAATCCCATTGCGATCATCTGATTCATGATTTCTAAATTTGAGTAGTAAATTTTATCTAAATCAAATGAAGTAATATCGTAATCTAAATCCATCAGTTTTATTTTATCAATAATTTTTTTAGTTGTTTTATTGTCAAAGAATGTTTCAACTTTCACTTGATTTGTATAATAATTTTTAATAGCATTACCATTACAGCAAATAATATATTTATTATCTTCTGAAATGGGCGCAATCATTTCAACTGTCTCAATCATTTCAAAGGGAACGTTTCCAGTATTAATTACAAATCTAGCCCCGTCACTCATAGCCTTTTTAATTTCTTCAACATCTTCATAATTTATAGCCTTATTCTTATCTGCGCGAAGCGTCCCATCAAAATCACTAATAATTATTTTGATTTCATCGTTATTTATTTTTAACATCTCATATACCACCTTTTAATTAGTATAAACCACAGATAGTCCAAAATTCATTACTTTTAAAAATCAGAAGTACTTTTTATAATTCTATTAATCATTTTCAATGTCAAAGTTTAAAGCGTCTATAAAAATATCGGTAATAATTTTAATTGTATTTTCATTTGCAACTTCATTTACATTTCAGATTTCTCATTTATAAATTTTATCTTCAAAATCTTCAATTAAAACAATAGGATAGATTGGAATTTTTTTAAAAAATAAATCAGGATGAAATTTTCAAAATTGAAATAATTGAAAATAAATTTGAGCTCTTTTTATTAAGAAAAATTGAAAATTTTTATTATTTTTAGCGATTCTAAAAAAAACCTCTTTCTCTTTAGAATCGCTGTCTTTAAAAGTTTCAACTATTTCCTTAGTGGATTTCTCACCTAATTTTACTAGTTCGCTTCAGTTGTGTACTAGTTCTTCAATAGGGTTCTTGTTTGTATTTTTAATATTACCACACGAAACTAAAGTTGCCGTACTACTTGTTGTTATAGTGAAAGTTGCTAAAAATACTAATAATTTTTTCATTTTTTACTCCTTTTTATGAGTCATCAGAACTCTACGAATATACTAACTCAGAACGAAAATATAGCAACATATTAAATAATAATTTTCATATTTTCTATAGTAATAAAAGACGAAAAAAACAAAGACTACAATTATTTTTATAATCAGTAACTTTTGAAAATATTTGGATAATTTTATATATTTATTATTTTGTTAGCAACAATTATTTAAATTAATAAAGTTAAACTTTTTCTTATAATAAAAAAAACAATCATTCAAAACCAAAAATGGTTTTTTCAAAGACTGAATTTTTATTTTATGATTTTTATTATTTTAAAATTAATAAATTGTTAATTAACTTAAACTTTAAAAGCGTTAAATAAATCAAAATAACTTATTAAAAGCACTATCATATCAGCCACAAAAACACCAGCTGGAAATGCTCAGGTGGTTGTAGCAATGGTTATTCCTAAGGCAACGCATGCTAGTTCAACAATTGCAATTATATTTAAAACAATTGCGATTATTGCCGCGGCAAAGTAAATCTTATCAACTGGTCGATAATCATTTACATCATAGGGTAAGGTTGCAAATGTTAGAGCAATTGAAGTTATTGATAGGCCAACTGCCAAAACCGAGCAAGCAACTGCTCAAGGAATACTAATTCCAAAAAATCAAGCTGAACCTCAATAAACAACTGAGGCAACAGATGCTACTATTGCCAAGGGGGTGATTGCTAAATTAGCAACATTTAGTTCAATTAAAAACCTGTAAAAATCTTTAGTGGCCTTGACATCTTTTTCAGTGTAACCAGTTGGGGGAGGAGTTGGTTTTGGTTCAGGATCCCCATCAACACATCAGTTTCATCCTGTTTCAGGATCAATGCAAAATATTCGCGAATCATTTAATTTAGGGGTTACTCTTTGTGGATTTATCATATTTTCATATCATTTGGCTATTTCTTCATCAGCAATTTCTTGAAACTCATTAGTATAATTAGCGTTTTGCTCAATTGCAAAATCAAAAAGCTCTGCATTTTCATTACTTCTTAAACCCAAGTCTTCTATTTGGTCGATTAAATCATCACTCATATCAAAGGCGAAATTACTTACTTCATCAAGAGATCGACTTTTTAAGTAACTAAAGTCATCGCTGCTATCTTGGAAATCTTCATTTATTTGTAATTTTGTCAGAGATTTTAGATCATCTCAAACATTTTCGTCTTCCATATCCAACTCGCTAATTTTTTGAGAGATCGACTTATTTTCAATAGGGTTAAGATAATTATTTATAGTTGTTACTTGATTTATTCCAGTTGCACTAATAAATAAAGTGGCTAAACTAGATATAATAACTTTCATCATTTTTATATTCCTTTGGAACTTTCTATTTTTAATATCTTAAATATTATTGTAAACATATAAGTTTACAATAATATTTAAACAGAAAAATGTGTTTTTTTTGGAAAAATTACTGAAAATTTATCATTGACTAAATTATTAAATTTTTATTAAAATCTACATTTATCAGTGTTTTATAAAAAGTTCAATATATAATTATTTTATGACACTTATAGGAGGAGTTATTAATATGAAAAAAGTATTATCTATTTTAGCAGTTTCATCAATTGCTGTATCAACACCACTTGCAACAATTGCCTGTGGAAAAAACAGCGAAAACCCCACTGACGAATGAGACTTTGATAGTCAAAAAATATTAATGTTAAATATAGTGAGCGGTATTTTTCAAAATAACCTGAAAAAAGATTTCGACCCATTTTTCTATATAGATGAAGAAAGTTCAGCTTTCGATCACAAATATAATGAATTTGCTGAAAATTTAGAAGATTTTAATGATACTACAAGTGCTCGATATAAGAGCATCAAAGCAAGTATTGAAAATATTATTAATTGAAATACAATTTTAAAAGATGTGCAAACTGGAGTTGTTGATAACGTTAACTTTAAACAGTTGTTAGTGGACAATCAGTCACCACTAAAAAACGGTTTTGAAGTAAGTAAAATCAATTTTGAACTTCAACCTGCTGCAAAAACAGTATTAATCAATTTTGAAATAACTTCTGATGTCTCGATTAGAGACAAAGACGGTTCAACAATTTTTGAAACCATTAATTTTAATTCAAAAATTGCTATGTTTCAAGCAGTTGATGTCGCAGAAGAATTCAATAAAATTAAAACAGAATATTTAAATCATTTCAATGATGAGGAAATCTCTGGTAGTTTTACAATCGAAAGTGATATTGGTAATTTAAAAACTACTGCAGGGGCCATCTCATCAAGTTTAGATATAAAAAATAAGGTCCAAGAAAACTTATCTATTATAATGGATCAAGCACAAACTTCAAATATTGTTTTATTAACAGATAACTTAGCAATTAAAACAAGTGATAACGCAGCAGTTGATAGTGCTGCTGGGGAAGTAATAACTTCAACTTTTCTCTCTGCTTCTCGCGAATCAGATATAAATGGTATTGTTGCCCCTGAATTGCGAAGACTTTATTGAGATGCCATTTTTGGTGTTGAAGGCAAAGAAGAAGAGCTTTTAAACAACATTTTGAAATCGGGTATGGGCGAAGAACAAGAAAATGGTTTTATAAAAAACCCACCTTCTGTTTTGAGTAATATTAACGATTTAATTAAAAAACACGAGAATATGTCTAATGTGTTCAATTGTTATTTTTTAAATTTCAATTATTTAAGTGGTTATGCACAGTATTTGCCGATTAGAACAGCAATGGAATCTCAAGGTTCTAAATTTAAGTTAGATATGGATAGAGACGAAAAAACAATAGCTTTATTTAAAACTGAAATTTTAGATTTACAATTAGAATATAGTGGAGAGAAGTTCGACTTACCCGCAATATCTATAATAGTTCGCCAAGAAACTAAAAAAGCAAATACTCAAGAATTAGAAAAACAATTTTTTAGTGACTCATTAAAATCATTTAGAAAAATTACAAATTTAAATGAAAGTAGTCCTTCTTCTAATCCCACAGGTCAATACTATTTAAATAAACCAGATGGTTGAGAACAATATATTAATCAAGAATTGCCAATCGAAGACTATTTTAATGAAATTTGAAGCGCTAATCCTGAAGCTGAAAGTTTGAAAGATAATCTCGAAATAACAGTGAAAATATTTCAACGAAATTATCAAAATGATGCAGGGGCACCACAAAACAACCCAACATTTATGAAATTTAATCAAAACGGCGATGTATATTTTCATAGCGGAGAAAACTCACAGAATTATAACTTACCAGAGTTAAGATATAATTTTTTCTCGAAAAATATGTCAGGTTTTCTATCCAACGGATTCTCTATAACAAGAGCCGGCTTTAAAAATAACTTTATTGACCCTTCGGTGTGAAAATTTAAGTCTTAATAATAATATTGAATAAAAATATTTATAATATGTCTATTTTAATAGACACTAAAAAAATCCGCACGAAATTTGTACGGATTTTTTTGTTTTTAAGGTTAGATCTGTCATAGTTATAGAATTCAATATATTTTTCCACAATGCTAAATAATTTTCAAAGTTTAAGTCTTTAGCTTTATAGTTATACATCAATTCGATCTTTAATGTGCCAAAAAAATTTCAATACGCTACATTATCAACGAGTTACATGCTTTGATATTGCTAGAAAATTTTTTCCACATTTTTTTCAATTAATTGAAGTTTAGGAATTGAAACGGTATTAATTAATTATAAGTTTTTCATAATCTCTCTTAGAAATTGCTACCATTAAATTATTAAAAGATAATCCTTTATTAAGTATGTTAATTAAAATTTACACTAAAAACATTTTTTTCGTAAAAATTTTGAGCGGTTTTTTATTGGGTCTGATAGTATAAAATTAAATAACTGAAAATATTATTGCAAATTAAATTATAGCAATTATCTAGGTTGCTATAATTTTATCAGAAATAGTGGGTCGCTAATTTGTCCCTCCCAGAAACTTAATATCTGATTTAGACAAAATAATTTAGTGCTTTTTTTAGTGGTCTTGATTGTATTTTTTTGATAAATAAATTAAAACAAGCTAGATGATAATTGCTACTAAAATATTAAAATAACTTAGTGAAAACATGACTCTAGAAATATTCATAATTTACCATTTTTTAAAAACAGTTAATAATAAACTTATAAGTTTAATAAATTAATAAATATGCTATAATTATTTTATAACACTTATAGGAGGAGTTATTAATATGAAAAAATTATTATCTATTTTAGCAGTTTCATCAATTGCTGTATCAACACCACTTGCAACAATTGCTTGTGGTAAAAACAACGAAAAACCCACTGACGAATGAGACTTTGCTAGTCAAAAACAACTAATGTTAAATATAGTAAGCGGTATTTTTCAAAATAATCTGAAAAAAGATTTCGACCCATTTTTCTATATTGATGAAGAAAACTCAGCTTTCGATCACAAATATAATGAATTTGCTGAAAATTTAGAAGATTTTAATGATACTACAAGTGCTCGATATAAGAGCATTAAAGCAAGTATTGAAAGTATTATTAATTGAAATTCAATTTTAAAAGAGGTGCAAACCGGAGTTGTTGAGAACGTCAATTTTAAACAGTTACTAGTGGACAATCAGTCACCACTAAAAAACGGTTTTGAAGTAAGTAAAATCAATTTTGAACTACAACCTGCTGCAAAAACAGTATTAATCAATTTTGAAATAACTTCTGATGTCTCGATTAGAGACATAGACGGTTCGACAATTTTTGAAACAATTAGTTTTAATTCAAAAATTGCTATGTTTCAAGCAGTTGATGTCGCAGAAGAATTCAACAAAATTAAAACAGAATATTTAAATCATTTCAACGATGAGCAAATCTCTGGTAGTTTTACAATCGAAAGTGATATTGGTAATTTAAAAACTACTGCAGGGGCTATCGCATCAAATTTAAATATAAAAAATAAGGTCCAAGAAAACTTATCTATTATAATGGATCAAGCGCAAACTTCAAATATTGTTTTATTAACAGATAACTTAGCTATTAAAACAAGTGATAACGCAGCAGTCGATAGTGCTGCTGGGGAAGTGACGTCTCAAGCTTCTCTCTCTTCTTCTCGCGAATCAGATATAAATGGTACTTATATCCCTGAATTGCGAAGACTTTATTGAGATACCATTTTTGGTGTTGAAGGCAAAGAAGAAGAGTTTTTAAACAACATTTTGAAATCGGGTATGGGCGAAGAACAAGAAGATGCTTTTATAAAAACCCCCCCTTATGGTTTAGATAATATTAACGATTTAATTAAAAAACACGAGAATATGTCTAATGTATTTAATTGCTATTTTTTAAATTTCAATTATTTAAGTAGTTATGCACAGTATTTGCCGATTAGAACAGCAATGGAATCTCAAGGTTCTAAATTTAAGTTAGATATGGATAGAGACGAAAAAACAATTGCTTTATTTAAAACCGAAATTTTAGATTTACAATTAGAATATAGTGGAGAGAAGTTCGACTTACCCGAAATATCTATAATGGTTCGCCAAGAAACTAAAAAAGCAAATACTCAAGAATTAGAAAAACAATTTTTTAGTGACTCATTAAAATCATTTAGAAAAATTACAAATTTAAATGAAAGTAGTCCTTCTTCAAATCCCAAAGGTCAATACTATTTAAATAAACCAGATGGTTGAGAACAATATGTTAATCAAGAATTGCCAAT
Coding sequences:
- a CDS encoding lipoprotein; translated protein: MKKLLVFLATFTITTSSTATLVSCGNIKNTNKNPIEELVHNWSELVKLGEKSTKEIVETFKDSDSKEKEVFFRIAKNNKNFQFFLIKRAQIYFQLFQFWKFHPDLFFKKIPIYPIVLIEDFEDKIYKWEIWNVNEVANENTIKIITDIFIDALNFDIEND
- a CDS encoding HAD hydrolase family protein; its protein translation is MLKINNDEIKIIISDFDGTLRADKNKAINYEDVEEIKKAMSDGARFVINTGNVPFEMIETVEMIAPISEDNKYIICCNGNAIKNYYTNQVKVETFFDNKTTKKIIDKIKLMDLDYDITSFDLDKIYYSNLEIMNQMIAMGLSKFDKLNRLPVSDEIVNEIQKCPKITLKNIKPEDKENLIKIIENDFHDIELYATWFTSDGVDLGIAGPNKFQGIISLLEIINKENGSDIKLDNIIYFGDQHNDLEVFKNLKYAIAVGNATEEIKKLAYDITDTAENSGVAKYLQKISQ
- a CDS encoding ABC transporter ATP-binding protein, which produces MLEIKNLSKNYGDKVGNFDINMLIEDGEVYGIIGPNGAGKTTLIRQILGSIKSSSGSIIINGIDPQKDSKAIMEFTGYVAGEISLYENMTGIQFLKLIASLKKGSQWDFVEKLINHFDLDASRKIKKMSKGMKQKIALIAATMNKPKFLVLDEPTSGLDPIMQEQFNQLILKLRKDSNTTIIICSHIFEEVAKLCSKVGFIKDGKLIEEFKIENNDIEIINERFKKLYVKEQFL